Proteins from a genomic interval of Mycolicibacterium grossiae:
- the ftsY gene encoding signal recognition particle-docking protein FtsY translates to MPPALWIAIAVIAVLVVVALVVGLVRYRRRRISLTPPDGTTPIDRSGGYKASSGITFSQTTTAPPPAQPAERIDTSGLPAVGDDATVPRDAPKRTIANVTLPEPVDTAPPTVPETPAPQAPAAPAPEAPETLAPEAPAAPETAAPPAPEIEPIAPAEGRLERLRGRLAKSQGALGRSMLGLLGGGDLDEDSWEAIEDVLLIADLGPVVTQSVVASLRSRMASSTVRTEADARAVLRDVLITELHPEMDRSIRALPHADKPSVLLVVGVNGTGKTTTVGKLARVLVADGRRVVLGAADTFRAAAADQLQSWAARVGAEVVRGPEGADPASVAFDAVDKGIATGADVVVVDTAGRLHTKTGLMDELGKVKRVVGKRAEVDEVLLVLDATIGQNSLPQARVFAEVVDITGVVLTKLDGTAKGGIVFRVQQELGVPVKLVGLGEGPDDLAPFEAAAFVDALLG, encoded by the coding sequence CTGCCGCCAGCCCTCTGGATCGCCATCGCGGTGATCGCCGTCCTGGTCGTCGTCGCGTTGGTCGTCGGACTGGTGCGCTACCGCAGGCGCCGCATCAGCCTGACGCCGCCCGACGGCACCACCCCGATCGACCGCTCCGGCGGCTACAAGGCGTCCTCGGGCATCACGTTCAGCCAGACGACGACCGCGCCGCCTCCCGCCCAGCCCGCCGAGCGGATCGACACCAGCGGGCTGCCGGCCGTCGGCGACGACGCCACCGTCCCGCGCGATGCCCCGAAGCGGACCATCGCGAACGTCACGCTGCCCGAGCCGGTCGACACCGCGCCGCCGACGGTGCCCGAGACGCCCGCGCCGCAGGCGCCCGCAGCACCCGCGCCGGAGGCGCCCGAGACACTCGCCCCGGAGGCGCCCGCAGCTCCGGAGACCGCCGCACCGCCGGCACCGGAGATCGAGCCGATCGCGCCGGCCGAGGGCCGCCTCGAACGCCTGCGCGGCCGGCTCGCCAAGTCACAGGGCGCGCTGGGCCGCAGCATGCTTGGTCTGCTGGGCGGCGGCGACCTCGACGAGGACTCCTGGGAGGCCATCGAGGACGTGCTGCTGATCGCCGACCTCGGGCCGGTGGTCACCCAGTCCGTGGTCGCGTCGCTGCGCAGCAGGATGGCCAGCAGCACCGTCCGCACCGAGGCCGACGCCCGCGCGGTGCTGCGCGACGTGCTGATCACCGAGCTGCACCCGGAGATGGACCGCTCGATCCGCGCGCTGCCGCACGCCGACAAGCCGTCGGTGCTGCTGGTGGTGGGCGTCAACGGGACCGGCAAGACCACCACCGTTGGCAAGCTGGCCCGCGTCCTGGTGGCCGACGGCCGGCGCGTCGTGCTCGGCGCGGCGGACACGTTCCGCGCCGCCGCGGCCGATCAGCTGCAGAGCTGGGCCGCGCGGGTGGGCGCGGAGGTCGTGCGCGGGCCCGAGGGCGCCGACCCGGCGTCGGTCGCCTTCGACGCGGTCGACAAGGGCATCGCCACCGGCGCGGACGTCGTCGTCGTGGACACGGCCGGCCGGCTGCACACCAAGACCGGTCTGATGGACGAACTCGGCAAGGTCAAGCGCGTGGTCGGCAAGCGTGCGGAGGTCGACGAGGTGCTGCTGGTGCTCGACGCGACCATCGGTCAGAACAGCCTTCCGCAGGCGCGCGTCTTCGCCGAGGTGGTCGACATCACCGGGGTGGTGCTCACCAAGCTCGACGGAACGGCCAAGGGCGGGATCGTGTTCCGCGTGCAGCAGGAACTCGGCGTGCCGGTGAAGCTCGTCGGATTGGGCGAGGGGCCGGACGATTTGGCGCCGTTCGAGGCCGCCGCGTTCGTCGACGCCCTCCTGGGGTGA
- the ffh gene encoding signal recognition particle protein, with the protein MFESLSDRLTGALSGLRGKGRLSDADVDATAREIRLALLEADVSLPVVREFIGRIKERAKGAEVSGALNPAQQVVKIVNEELVGILGGQTRQLTYAKTPPTVIMLAGLQGSGKTTLAGKLARWLKGQGHTPLLVACDLQRPGAVNQLRIVGERAGVAVFAPHPGVSPDGATIEQMTAGNPVEVAAAGLAEARAKHYDVVIVDTAGRLGIDEELMGQAAAIRDAVQPDEVLFVLDAMIGQDAVTTADAFREGVGFTGVVLTKLDGDARGGAALSVREVTGVPILFASAGEKLEDFDVFHPDRMASRILGMGDVLTLIEQAEQVFDAQQAEAAAAKIGSGELTLEDFLEQMLAIRKMGPIGNLLGMLPGAGQMKDALAAVDDRQFDRVQAIIRGMTPAERADPKIINASRRLRIANGSGVTVSEVNQLVDRFFEARKMMSQMAGQMGMPFGRKGNQRKAAKGKNKQAGKKKGGRGPTPPKNRNPLGAGMPGMPAGFPDLSNMPKGLDELPPGLADIDLSKLKFPKN; encoded by the coding sequence GTGTTTGAATCCCTGTCCGATCGGCTGACCGGGGCACTGTCCGGCCTACGCGGCAAGGGCCGGCTGTCCGATGCCGACGTCGACGCCACCGCGCGCGAGATTCGGCTGGCTCTGCTCGAGGCCGACGTCTCGCTGCCCGTGGTGCGCGAGTTCATCGGCCGCATCAAGGAGCGCGCCAAGGGCGCCGAGGTCTCTGGTGCGCTGAACCCGGCGCAGCAGGTCGTCAAGATCGTCAACGAGGAACTCGTCGGGATCCTCGGCGGGCAGACCCGTCAGCTGACCTACGCCAAGACCCCGCCGACGGTCATCATGCTCGCGGGCCTGCAGGGCTCGGGCAAGACCACGCTGGCCGGCAAGCTCGCCCGCTGGCTCAAGGGTCAGGGGCACACGCCGCTGCTGGTGGCCTGCGACCTGCAGCGTCCCGGCGCGGTCAACCAGCTCCGCATCGTCGGCGAGCGCGCCGGTGTGGCGGTGTTCGCGCCGCACCCGGGCGTCTCGCCCGACGGCGCCACCATCGAGCAGATGACCGCGGGCAATCCCGTCGAGGTCGCCGCCGCGGGCCTCGCCGAGGCGCGCGCCAAGCACTACGACGTCGTCATCGTCGACACCGCGGGACGACTCGGCATCGACGAGGAGCTGATGGGCCAGGCGGCCGCGATCCGCGACGCCGTCCAGCCCGATGAGGTGTTGTTCGTCCTCGACGCGATGATCGGTCAGGACGCCGTCACCACCGCCGACGCCTTCCGCGAGGGCGTCGGCTTCACCGGCGTGGTGCTGACCAAGCTCGATGGTGACGCGCGCGGTGGCGCCGCGCTGTCGGTGCGCGAGGTGACCGGCGTGCCGATCCTCTTCGCGTCCGCTGGGGAGAAGCTCGAGGACTTCGACGTCTTCCACCCCGACCGCATGGCCAGCCGCATCCTCGGCATGGGTGACGTGCTGACCCTCATCGAGCAGGCCGAGCAGGTCTTCGACGCGCAGCAGGCCGAGGCCGCCGCCGCGAAGATCGGGTCCGGAGAACTCACGCTCGAGGACTTCCTCGAGCAGATGCTCGCGATTCGCAAGATGGGCCCGATCGGCAACCTGCTCGGCATGCTGCCGGGTGCCGGCCAGATGAAGGACGCGCTGGCCGCCGTCGACGACCGCCAGTTCGACCGCGTGCAGGCCATCATCCGCGGCATGACGCCCGCCGAGCGGGCCGACCCGAAGATCATCAACGCCTCCCGCCGGCTGCGCATCGCCAACGGCTCCGGTGTCACGGTGTCCGAGGTGAACCAGCTCGTCGACCGGTTCTTCGAGGCCCGCAAGATGATGTCGCAGATGGCCGGTCAGATGGGCATGCCGTTCGGGCGCAAGGGCAATCAGCGCAAGGCCGCCAAGGGCAAGAACAAGCAGGCCGGCAAGAAGAAGGGTGGGCGCGGACCCACACCGCCGAAGAACCGCAACCCGCTGGGCGCCGGGATGCCGGGCATGCCCGCCGGGTTCCCGGATCTGTCCAACATGCCGAAGGGCCTCGACGAACTGCCGCCCGGGCTCGCCGACATCGACCTGTCCAAGCTGAAGTTCCCGAAGAACTAG
- a CDS encoding ammonium transporter produces MLASAALVLLMTPGLAFFYGGMVRAKGVLNMIMMSVSAMGVVTVLWALYGYSMAFGEDKFNLFGDPTQFFGLKGLIGGNGAAEVVPDASAGVEAAAAVNIPLVGTLPATVFVAFQLMFAIITVALISGAVADRIKFGGWLLFAGLWATLVYFPVAHWVFSFDGVTAETGGWIANKLAAVDFAGGTAVHINAGTAGLVLAIILGKRRGWPGTPMRPHNLPFVMLGAGLLWFGWYGFNAGSATSSNGAAGSTFVTTTIATAAAMLAWLLTERIRDGHATSLGAASGIVAGLVAITPSCSSVNVLGALIIGVVAGVLCALAVGLKFKFGFDDSLDVVGVHLVGGIVGTLLVGLVATPEAVAGVSGLFYGGGFDQLWRQAVGAGAVLLYSAIGTAVVALIVKFTVGLRLEAEDEHNGIDEAEHAETAYELA; encoded by the coding sequence ATGTTGGCGAGTGCGGCGCTGGTGTTGTTGATGACGCCGGGCCTGGCGTTCTTCTACGGCGGCATGGTCCGCGCCAAGGGCGTGCTCAACATGATCATGATGAGCGTGAGCGCCATGGGCGTGGTCACGGTGCTCTGGGCGCTGTACGGCTACTCGATGGCCTTCGGCGAGGACAAGTTCAACCTGTTCGGTGATCCCACCCAGTTCTTCGGACTGAAGGGCCTCATCGGCGGCAACGGCGCGGCCGAGGTCGTCCCCGATGCGTCGGCCGGCGTGGAAGCCGCCGCGGCGGTGAACATCCCGCTCGTCGGCACGCTGCCGGCCACGGTGTTCGTGGCCTTCCAGCTGATGTTCGCCATCATCACCGTCGCGCTGATCTCGGGCGCCGTCGCCGACCGCATCAAGTTCGGCGGCTGGCTGCTGTTCGCCGGCCTGTGGGCGACGCTGGTGTACTTCCCGGTGGCGCACTGGGTCTTCTCCTTCGACGGCGTCACCGCCGAGACCGGCGGCTGGATCGCCAACAAGCTCGCCGCGGTGGACTTCGCGGGCGGCACCGCGGTGCACATCAACGCCGGCACCGCCGGTCTGGTCCTCGCGATCATCCTCGGCAAGCGCCGCGGCTGGCCGGGCACGCCGATGCGGCCGCACAACCTGCCGTTCGTGATGCTGGGCGCCGGTCTGCTGTGGTTCGGCTGGTACGGCTTCAACGCGGGTTCGGCGACCTCGTCCAACGGTGCGGCCGGTTCGACGTTCGTCACCACCACCATCGCCACGGCCGCCGCGATGCTGGCCTGGCTGCTCACCGAACGCATCCGCGACGGGCACGCCACGTCCCTGGGCGCCGCGTCGGGCATCGTGGCGGGCCTGGTCGCCATCACGCCGTCCTGCTCCTCGGTGAACGTGCTGGGCGCCTTGATCATCGGCGTCGTCGCCGGCGTGTTGTGTGCGCTGGCCGTCGGTCTGAAGTTCAAGTTCGGCTTCGACGACTCGCTCGACGTCGTCGGCGTGCACCTCGTCGGCGGTATCGTCGGCACGCTGCTCGTCGGGCTGGTCGCCACCCCGGAGGCGGTGGCCGGTGTGTCCGGCCTGTTCTACGGTGGCGGTTTCGACCAGCTGTGGCGTCAGGCCGTCGGTGCCGGTGCGGTACTGCTGTACTCGGCGATCGGCACGGCCGTCGTGGCGCTCATCGTGAAGTTCACGGTGGGTCTGCGGCTCGAGGCGGAGGACGAGCACAACGGCATCGACGAGGCCGAGCATGCGGAAACCGCTTACGAACTGGCTTGA
- a CDS encoding amidohydrolase family protein, producing MTGPARLHVRGHGLPDGGPVEWWIHDGVLSAEPIPGADTVFDGGWVIPGLVDAHCHVGLGPGGAVPHDEAVAQARTERDAGALLLRDAGSPVDTRSFDDREDLPRIIRAGRHLARPKRYLPGLPIDVADESDLPAYVTAQARFGDGWVKLVGDWIDRGVGDLTPLWSDDVLRAAIAAAHAEGARVTAHVFGEDALPGLITAGIDCIEHGTGITDDVIDLMLEHDTALVPTLVNIENFPGIADAASKYPTYAAHMRDLYAKCPTRIGAAHEAGVRIYAGTDAGGMIAHGRIGDEVAALRGIGMDPTAALGAACWDARAWLGRPGLSHGASADLLCFTADPREAGALDRPDLVILRGVPYRGQ from the coding sequence GTGACCGGCCCCGCCCGTCTGCACGTGCGGGGCCACGGCCTGCCCGACGGCGGGCCCGTCGAGTGGTGGATCCACGACGGCGTGCTGAGCGCCGAGCCGATCCCCGGCGCCGACACCGTGTTCGACGGAGGCTGGGTGATCCCCGGCCTGGTCGACGCGCACTGCCACGTCGGGTTGGGGCCGGGCGGTGCCGTGCCGCACGACGAGGCCGTCGCCCAGGCGCGCACCGAACGCGACGCGGGCGCGCTGCTGCTGCGCGACGCCGGATCACCGGTCGACACCCGCAGTTTCGACGACCGCGAGGACCTGCCGCGCATCATCCGCGCCGGGCGGCACCTCGCGCGGCCCAAGCGCTACCTACCGGGTCTGCCCATCGACGTCGCCGACGAATCCGACCTGCCGGCCTACGTGACCGCGCAGGCGCGCTTCGGGGACGGTTGGGTCAAGCTCGTCGGCGACTGGATCGACCGCGGCGTCGGCGATCTCACGCCGCTGTGGTCGGACGACGTCCTGCGCGCGGCGATCGCCGCCGCCCACGCCGAGGGCGCCCGGGTGACGGCGCACGTCTTCGGCGAGGACGCGCTGCCGGGGTTGATCACCGCGGGCATCGACTGCATCGAGCACGGCACCGGCATCACCGACGACGTGATCGACCTGATGCTCGAGCACGACACCGCGCTGGTGCCGACGCTCGTCAACATCGAGAACTTCCCCGGAATCGCCGACGCCGCAAGCAAGTACCCCACCTACGCGGCCCACATGCGGGATCTGTACGCGAAGTGCCCGACGCGGATCGGCGCGGCGCACGAGGCGGGCGTGCGGATCTACGCGGGCACCGATGCCGGGGGCATGATCGCCCACGGCCGCATCGGCGACGAGGTGGCGGCCCTGCGCGGCATCGGCATGGACCCGACGGCGGCGCTCGGCGCCGCCTGCTGGGACGCGCGGGCCTGGCTGGGCCGACCCGGACTCTCCCACGGTGCGTCGGCGGATCTGCTGTGCTTCACCGCGGATCCGCGCGAGGCGGGGGCGCTCGACCGGCCCGACCTGGTGATCCTGCGCGGGGTGCCCTACCGCGGTCAGTAG
- a CDS encoding [protein-PII] uridylyltransferase, producing MTKQTPDPAAGAPRWEAPPAGSSRPATDLVKAAGQLLDGGARQLDSAGLRDALLDLHEFWLTTKAAEIGITPTSGFAIVATGGLGRGEFLPYSDLDLMLLHDDMPREIVTQVAELLWYPLWDANISLDHSVRTVPEALHVAADDVSAGLAMLDARHIAGDADLSALLIGGARRQWRTGIAGRFDALVEHAEARWQRSGQIAHRAEPDLKNGRGGLRDVQLLNALAIAQLADVYPSPSLASPTGTLGGAHLALLNVRTELHRVSRRGRETMLAQYADEIGASLRIGDRFDLARTLSDAARTISYYVDAGLRTAANALPRRGFAALRRPLRRPLDEGVVEFNGEVILAKGARPERDPGLSLRVAAASATTGLPMAASTLSRLAETAPELRTPWPTAALKDLLVMLAAGPSTVATVEALDRTGLWGRLFPEWGAVRDLPPRDVVHIWTVDRHLVETVSRASAFTTRVSRPDLLMLGALCHDIGKGRGGDHSVIGADLATQIGTRLGLWREDVDVLSAMVRYHLLLPETATRRDLQDPKTIATVVDKLGGDTVLLELLHALAEADSLATGPGVWGDWKAALIGDLVRRCRLVMTGEPLPHPDPVDPRYLALAASGGVHVDLTAAGPHLFEVTMIAPDQRGLLSKAAGILALNALRVHSASVNSADATAINTFTVSPHFGSPPAAELLRQQFILALAGDLDVIGSLERRDAEAAASQPHRAGEIPAAVPGNPAVAPPRVLWSDTDPDAEDGQLAVQIRSVDRSGLLARLAAVIERDGLDVSWARVTTLGSSVVDVFGLTVPPGFRGAAGEQARLELERALYAVLPAPPPKKKVPEAS from the coding sequence ATGACCAAGCAGACACCGGATCCCGCCGCCGGGGCCCCCCGTTGGGAGGCCCCGCCGGCGGGATCGTCGCGTCCGGCCACGGATCTCGTGAAGGCGGCCGGGCAGCTACTCGACGGCGGTGCGCGGCAACTGGATTCGGCCGGGCTGCGGGACGCGCTGCTCGATCTGCACGAATTCTGGTTGACCACCAAGGCCGCCGAGATCGGCATCACGCCGACCAGCGGCTTCGCCATCGTCGCGACCGGCGGGCTGGGTCGTGGCGAGTTCCTGCCCTACTCCGACCTCGATCTCATGCTGCTGCACGACGACATGCCGCGCGAGATCGTCACGCAGGTGGCCGAGCTGCTGTGGTACCCGCTGTGGGACGCCAATATCTCGCTCGACCACAGCGTGCGCACCGTGCCCGAGGCGCTGCACGTCGCCGCGGACGACGTCTCCGCGGGCCTGGCGATGCTGGACGCGCGGCACATCGCCGGTGACGCCGACCTGTCGGCGCTGCTGATCGGCGGGGCTCGTCGGCAGTGGCGCACCGGCATCGCGGGCCGCTTCGACGCGCTGGTCGAACACGCCGAGGCGCGGTGGCAGCGCAGCGGTCAGATCGCCCACCGCGCCGAACCGGACCTCAAGAACGGGCGCGGGGGACTGCGTGACGTCCAGCTGCTCAACGCGTTGGCCATCGCCCAGCTGGCCGACGTCTATCCCAGTCCGTCACTCGCCTCGCCGACCGGCACCCTCGGCGGGGCCCACCTGGCGCTGCTCAACGTGCGCACCGAACTGCACCGGGTGTCGCGGCGCGGTCGCGAGACGATGCTCGCCCAGTACGCCGACGAGATCGGCGCGTCGCTGCGCATCGGCGACCGCTTCGACCTCGCCCGCACGCTGTCCGACGCCGCCCGCACCATCAGCTACTACGTGGACGCGGGCCTGCGCACCGCGGCGAACGCCCTGCCGCGCCGCGGTTTCGCCGCACTGCGCCGCCCGCTGCGCCGACCGCTCGACGAGGGCGTCGTCGAATTCAACGGCGAGGTGATCCTCGCCAAGGGCGCCCGCCCGGAACGCGATCCCGGCCTCAGCCTGCGCGTGGCGGCCGCCTCGGCCACCACCGGGCTGCCGATGGCGGCCTCGACGCTCAGCCGGCTCGCCGAGACCGCGCCCGAACTGCGCACGCCGTGGCCGACCGCGGCGCTCAAGGACCTGCTGGTGATGCTCGCCGCGGGCCCGTCGACCGTGGCCACCGTGGAGGCGCTCGACCGGACCGGGTTGTGGGGCCGGCTGTTCCCCGAATGGGGTGCGGTGCGCGACCTTCCGCCGCGCGACGTGGTGCACATCTGGACCGTCGACCGGCACCTCGTCGAAACCGTCTCGCGCGCAAGCGCATTCACGACGCGGGTGTCGCGGCCGGACCTGCTGATGCTGGGCGCACTGTGTCACGACATCGGCAAGGGCCGCGGCGGTGACCACAGCGTCATCGGGGCCGACCTCGCCACCCAGATCGGCACCCGGCTGGGGCTGTGGCGCGAGGACGTCGACGTGCTGTCGGCAATGGTGCGCTACCACCTGTTGCTCCCCGAGACCGCCACCCGCCGCGACCTGCAGGACCCGAAGACCATCGCCACCGTGGTCGACAAGCTCGGCGGCGACACGGTGCTGCTGGAACTGCTGCACGCGCTCGCCGAGGCGGACTCGCTGGCCACCGGACCGGGCGTGTGGGGGGACTGGAAGGCCGCCCTCATCGGGGACCTGGTGCGCCGCTGCCGGCTGGTGATGACCGGCGAGCCGCTGCCGCACCCCGATCCCGTCGACCCGCGGTACCTGGCGCTGGCCGCCTCCGGCGGCGTGCACGTCGACCTCACCGCCGCGGGACCGCACCTCTTCGAGGTGACGATGATCGCGCCCGACCAGCGCGGTCTGCTGTCCAAGGCCGCCGGCATCCTGGCGCTGAACGCGCTACGCGTGCACTCGGCGTCGGTCAACAGCGCCGACGCCACCGCGATCAACACCTTCACGGTGTCGCCGCACTTCGGTTCGCCACCCGCCGCCGAACTGCTGCGCCAGCAGTTCATCCTGGCCCTGGCCGGCGACCTCGACGTCATCGGCTCCCTCGAGCGCCGCGACGCCGAGGCCGCGGCGAGCCAGCCGCACCGCGCGGGTGAGATCCCCGCGGCGGTGCCGGGCAATCCCGCCGTCGCACCGCCGCGCGTCCTGTGGTCCGACACCGACCCCGACGCCGAGGACGGGCAGCTGGCCGTGCAGATCCGCAGCGTCGACCGCAGTGGGCTGCTGGCCCGGCTGGCGGCGGTGATCGAACGGGACGGTCTGGACGTGTCCTGGGCGCGGGTCACGACGCTCGGCTCCTCGGTGGTCGACGTCTTCGGGCTCACCGTGCCGCCCGGGTTCCGCGGGGCCGCCGGCGAGCAGGCGCGCCTCGAACTGGAGCGGGCGCTGTACGCGGTGCTGCCCGCGCCGCCGCCCAAGAAGAAGGTTCCCGAGGCCAGCTGA
- a CDS encoding P-II family nitrogen regulator has protein sequence MKLITAIVKPFTLEDVKTGLEQTGILGMTVSEVQGYGRQKGHTEVYRGAEYSVDFVPKVRVEVLVDESAVDKVVDVIVQAARTGKIGDGKVWVSSVDTVVRVRTGERGADAI, from the coding sequence ATGAAGCTGATCACCGCGATCGTCAAGCCGTTCACGCTGGAGGACGTCAAGACGGGCCTGGAGCAGACGGGCATCCTCGGGATGACCGTCAGCGAGGTCCAGGGTTACGGACGTCAGAAGGGCCACACCGAGGTCTACCGCGGCGCCGAGTACTCCGTCGACTTCGTCCCGAAGGTCCGGGTCGAGGTGCTGGTGGACGAATCGGCCGTCGACAAGGTGGTGGACGTCATCGTTCAGGCCGCCCGCACCGGCAAGATCGGTGACGGCAAGGTCTGGGTGAGTTCCGTGGACACCGTGGTGCGGGTGCGCACCGGGGAACGGGGGGCCGACGCCATCTGA
- a CDS encoding cyclase family protein, translating into MPEYRAVFDFEIRFANSGDLTGHGFRLDVPAADLDEAAIARLLVTHLGLTLVDTVALHDLRIVAEAHRGSRGVPRPETGPTAAVVDLSHPIRAGLTTYPGLPAPEITAHLTREDSRARYAPGTEFAMDVITMIGNTGTYLDSPYHRYADGADLAGLDLATLVGLRAEVFHLTDAWSSDRRGIQAATLADRDVRGAAVLLHTGWDAHFGTPAYGRGAPFLTADGAEYLIAAGAVLVGIDSVNVDDTESGGERPAHTLLLGAGVHVVEHLTNLAALPPSGATFTAAPPAVEGFGTFPVRAFAQLPVKAG; encoded by the coding sequence ATGCCCGAGTACCGCGCCGTCTTCGACTTCGAGATCCGCTTCGCCAATTCCGGAGACCTCACCGGACACGGCTTCCGGCTCGACGTTCCCGCGGCCGACCTCGACGAAGCCGCCATCGCCCGCCTGCTCGTCACTCACCTCGGGCTGACGCTCGTCGACACCGTCGCGCTGCACGACCTGCGCATCGTCGCCGAGGCCCACCGGGGCAGCCGCGGCGTCCCGCGCCCCGAAACCGGGCCGACGGCGGCCGTGGTCGACCTCAGCCACCCGATCCGTGCCGGCCTGACCACGTACCCGGGACTGCCCGCGCCGGAGATCACCGCGCACCTCACCCGCGAGGACTCCCGCGCCCGGTATGCGCCGGGCACCGAATTCGCCATGGACGTCATCACGATGATCGGCAACACCGGTACCTATCTGGACTCGCCGTACCATCGCTACGCCGACGGCGCCGACCTCGCGGGTCTGGACCTGGCCACGCTGGTCGGTCTGCGCGCCGAGGTGTTCCACCTGACCGACGCATGGTCGTCGGACCGTCGCGGCATCCAGGCCGCCACGCTTGCCGACCGCGACGTCCGCGGCGCCGCGGTCCTGCTCCACACCGGCTGGGACGCGCACTTCGGCACTCCGGCCTACGGTCGCGGTGCGCCGTTCCTCACCGCCGACGGGGCCGAGTACCTGATCGCCGCCGGCGCCGTGCTGGTCGGCATCGACTCGGTGAACGTCGACGACACCGAGTCCGGGGGAGAGCGCCCCGCGCACACGCTGCTGCTCGGTGCGGGTGTGCACGTCGTCGAGCACCTGACGAACCTGGCCGCACTGCCCCCGTCGGGCGCCACCTTCACCGCTGCGCCGCCGGCCGTCGAGGGCTTCGGCACCTTCCCAGTGCGGGCGTTCGCCCAGCTGCCCGTCAAGGCCGGCTGA
- a CDS encoding diflavin oxidoreductase: MTDVSLVVAFGTDMGNAEDAAMTFAEGVADIGIDVSARELNQVDLAELRDATHFVVVCSTFGEGEFPDNALLFWEALSAADAVRLDHLSFAVLALGDTSYESFCNAGKLLDTRLEELGATRLTDRVDVDGFYEQPAAAWTTDVVKLLQAELGTAEPPAVATTVRPDRDRGPVAARLAVNRRLNHPDSDKEVRHYEIDLAATGITYRAGDSLAVHATNDPVLVAALLQRFRVGPDHRVADHDAPLGVLLAERWEIRTPSRALQALVAARTTNADAATGLATGDALTPGAYAYGRDVLDLLALADLDLDEVVDTMRPLQSRDYSIASSPLVHPDRVHLTVATVRYARGERRHGGVASTFLADRGERLRVQLRPNNAFRLPAPDVPIIMVGPGTGIAPFRAFLQERRATAATGPSWLFFGDRRRATDYLYGDDLDGFVADGTLSRLDLAFSRDRADGHKVYVQHLMAACADELFGWLSDGAHLYVCGDERHMARDVDAALRAIVSGAGGLTADDAHAYVNDLIKTHRYVRDVY, from the coding sequence ATGACCGACGTCTCGCTCGTCGTCGCCTTCGGCACCGACATGGGCAACGCCGAGGACGCCGCCATGACCTTCGCCGAAGGCGTCGCCGACATCGGCATCGACGTCTCGGCCCGCGAGTTGAATCAGGTGGACCTCGCCGAGCTGCGCGACGCGACGCACTTCGTGGTGGTGTGTTCGACGTTCGGCGAGGGCGAGTTCCCCGACAACGCCCTGCTGTTCTGGGAGGCGCTGTCCGCCGCGGACGCCGTCCGGCTCGACCACCTGTCCTTCGCCGTCCTGGCCCTCGGCGACACCTCCTACGAATCGTTCTGCAACGCCGGGAAACTGCTCGACACCCGGCTCGAGGAGCTGGGCGCGACGCGGCTCACCGACCGCGTCGACGTCGACGGTTTCTACGAGCAACCCGCCGCCGCCTGGACCACCGACGTGGTGAAGCTGCTGCAGGCCGAACTGGGCACTGCCGAGCCGCCGGCGGTCGCCACCACTGTCCGTCCGGACCGCGACCGCGGGCCCGTGGCCGCCCGGTTGGCCGTCAACCGGCGGCTCAACCACCCCGACTCGGACAAGGAGGTCCGGCACTACGAGATCGACCTCGCCGCAACGGGAATCACGTACCGGGCGGGCGATTCCCTGGCGGTGCACGCCACCAACGATCCCGTCCTGGTCGCCGCGCTGCTGCAGCGTTTCCGCGTCGGTCCCGATCATCGCGTGGCCGACCACGACGCCCCGCTGGGCGTGTTGCTCGCCGAGCGGTGGGAGATCCGGACACCCTCGCGCGCCCTGCAGGCCCTCGTCGCGGCGCGCACCACGAACGCCGACGCCGCAACGGGCTTGGCGACCGGCGATGCGTTGACCCCGGGTGCCTACGCCTACGGCCGCGACGTCCTCGACCTGCTGGCGCTGGCCGACCTCGACCTCGACGAGGTCGTGGACACGATGCGCCCGTTGCAGTCTCGCGACTACTCGATCGCGTCGAGCCCGCTCGTCCATCCGGACCGCGTACACCTCACCGTCGCGACGGTGCGCTACGCCCGGGGCGAGCGCCGCCACGGCGGCGTGGCGTCGACGTTCCTCGCCGATCGCGGCGAACGGCTGCGGGTGCAGCTGCGGCCCAACAACGCCTTTCGGCTCCCCGCGCCGGACGTGCCGATCATCATGGTCGGCCCCGGCACCGGGATCGCCCCGTTCCGCGCCTTCCTGCAGGAGCGCCGCGCGACCGCGGCGACCGGGCCCTCGTGGCTGTTCTTCGGCGACCGCAGGCGCGCGACCGACTACCTGTACGGCGACGACCTCGACGGCTTCGTGGCCGACGGCACGCTGAGCCGCCTCGACCTCGCCTTCTCCCGCGACCGCGCCGACGGACACAAGGTGTACGTGCAGCATCTGATGGCGGCTTGTGCCGACGAGCTGTTCGGCTGGCTGAGCGACGGTGCGCACCTGTACGTGTGCGGCGACGAACGGCACATGGCCCGTGACGTCGATGCGGCGTTGCGCGCCATCGTGTCCGGCGCCGGTGGGCTGACCGCCGACGACGCGCACGCCTACGTCAACGACCTCATCAAGACCCACCGCTACGTGCGCGACGTCTACTGA